In Gopherus flavomarginatus isolate rGopFla2 chromosome 5, rGopFla2.mat.asm, whole genome shotgun sequence, one DNA window encodes the following:
- the MOB2 gene encoding MOB kinase activator 2 isoform X3 has product MRLKRNGSYTLSRRKEQTGVGNSAVPIYTVYTRCTLFPLLPRKSKGKPNGKKPVPEEKKLYLEPEYTKLRITDFEFKELVMLPREIDLNEWLASNTTTFFHHINLQYSTISEFCTGESCQTMAVCNTQYYWYDERGKKIKCTAPQYVDFVMSSVQKLVTDEDVFPTKYGKEFPNSFESLVKKICKYLFHVLAHIYSSHFKESLALELHGHLNTLYTHFILFIREFNLVDPKETTIMDDLTEILCSSSGSGTSSNGSGNSSAGAQNHVKER; this is encoded by the exons GAGGAAAGAGCAAACAGGAGTGGGAAATTCTGCTGTACCAATATATACAGTGTATACCAGATGTACTCTGttccccttgcttcccag GAAATCCAAGGGAAAACCAAATGGTAAAAAGCCAGTACCAGAAGAGAAGAAACTCTACCTAGAGCCAGAATACACAAAGTTGAGAATTACTGACTTTGAATTCAAGGAGCTAGTGATGTTACCACGAGAAATAGACCTCAATGAGTGGCTAGCCAGCAATA CAACGACCTTCTTCCACCATATCAATTTACAGTATAGTACAATCTCAGAATTTTGCACAGGAGAGTCGTGTCAGACCATGGCCGTGTGCAATAC ACAGTACTACTGGTATGATGAGCGGGGAAAGAAGATAAAGTGCACAGCCCCTCAGTACGTTGATTTTGTCATGAGTTCGGTGCAGAAGCTAGTGACAGACGAGGATGTCTTTCCTACAAAATATG GCAAAGAATTCCCCAACTCCTTTGAGTCCTTAGTGAAGAAGATTTGCAAATATCTGTTTCATGTGCTGGCCCACATCTACTCCTCCCACTTTAAGGAGAGTTTGGCACTggagctgcatggacacttaaaTACACTCTACACACACTTCATCCTATTCATCAGGGAGTTCAACCTGGTGGACCCTAAAGAAACCACCATCATGGATGACCTCACGGAGATcctctgcagcagcagcggcagtggGACCAGTAGTAATGGGAGCGGCAACAGCAGCGCAGGAGCACAGAACCACGTGAAGGAGAGATGA
- the MOB2 gene encoding MOB kinase activator 2 isoform X9 translates to MDWLMGKSKGKPNGKKPVPEEKKLYLEPEYTKLRITDFEFKELVMLPREIDLNEWLASNTTTFFHHINLQYSTISEFCTGESCQTMAVCNTQYYWYDERGKKIKCTAPQYVDFVMSSVQKLVTDEDVFPTKYGKEFPNSFESLVKKICKYLFHVLAHIYSSHFKESLALELHGHLNTLYTHFILFIREFNLVDPKETTIMDDLTEILCSSSGSGTSSNGSGNSSAGAQNHVKER, encoded by the exons GAAATCCAAGGGAAAACCAAATGGTAAAAAGCCAGTACCAGAAGAGAAGAAACTCTACCTAGAGCCAGAATACACAAAGTTGAGAATTACTGACTTTGAATTCAAGGAGCTAGTGATGTTACCACGAGAAATAGACCTCAATGAGTGGCTAGCCAGCAATA CAACGACCTTCTTCCACCATATCAATTTACAGTATAGTACAATCTCAGAATTTTGCACAGGAGAGTCGTGTCAGACCATGGCCGTGTGCAATAC ACAGTACTACTGGTATGATGAGCGGGGAAAGAAGATAAAGTGCACAGCCCCTCAGTACGTTGATTTTGTCATGAGTTCGGTGCAGAAGCTAGTGACAGACGAGGATGTCTTTCCTACAAAATATG GCAAAGAATTCCCCAACTCCTTTGAGTCCTTAGTGAAGAAGATTTGCAAATATCTGTTTCATGTGCTGGCCCACATCTACTCCTCCCACTTTAAGGAGAGTTTGGCACTggagctgcatggacacttaaaTACACTCTACACACACTTCATCCTATTCATCAGGGAGTTCAACCTGGTGGACCCTAAAGAAACCACCATCATGGATGACCTCACGGAGATcctctgcagcagcagcggcagtggGACCAGTAGTAATGGGAGCGGCAACAGCAGCGCAGGAGCACAGAACCACGTGAAGGAGAGATGA
- the MOB2 gene encoding MOB kinase activator 2 isoform X10 encodes MQDCCRKSKGKPNGKKPVPEEKKLYLEPEYTKLRITDFEFKELVMLPREIDLNEWLASNTTTFFHHINLQYSTISEFCTGESCQTMAVCNTQYYWYDERGKKIKCTAPQYVDFVMSSVQKLVTDEDVFPTKYGKEFPNSFESLVKKICKYLFHVLAHIYSSHFKESLALELHGHLNTLYTHFILFIREFNLVDPKETTIMDDLTEILCSSSGSGTSSNGSGNSSAGAQNHVKER; translated from the exons GAAATCCAAGGGAAAACCAAATGGTAAAAAGCCAGTACCAGAAGAGAAGAAACTCTACCTAGAGCCAGAATACACAAAGTTGAGAATTACTGACTTTGAATTCAAGGAGCTAGTGATGTTACCACGAGAAATAGACCTCAATGAGTGGCTAGCCAGCAATA CAACGACCTTCTTCCACCATATCAATTTACAGTATAGTACAATCTCAGAATTTTGCACAGGAGAGTCGTGTCAGACCATGGCCGTGTGCAATAC ACAGTACTACTGGTATGATGAGCGGGGAAAGAAGATAAAGTGCACAGCCCCTCAGTACGTTGATTTTGTCATGAGTTCGGTGCAGAAGCTAGTGACAGACGAGGATGTCTTTCCTACAAAATATG GCAAAGAATTCCCCAACTCCTTTGAGTCCTTAGTGAAGAAGATTTGCAAATATCTGTTTCATGTGCTGGCCCACATCTACTCCTCCCACTTTAAGGAGAGTTTGGCACTggagctgcatggacacttaaaTACACTCTACACACACTTCATCCTATTCATCAGGGAGTTCAACCTGGTGGACCCTAAAGAAACCACCATCATGGATGACCTCACGGAGATcctctgcagcagcagcggcagtggGACCAGTAGTAATGGGAGCGGCAACAGCAGCGCAGGAGCACAGAACCACGTGAAGGAGAGATGA
- the MOB2 gene encoding MOB kinase activator 2 isoform X5 — translation MDWLMGRRKEQTGVGNSAVPIYTVYTRCTLFPLLPRKSKGKPNGKKPVPEEKKLYLEPEYTKLRITDFEFKELVMLPREIDLNEWLASNTTTFFHHINLQYSTISEFCTGESCQTMAVCNTQYYWYDERGKKIKCTAPQYVDFVMSSVQKLVTDEDVFPTKYGKEFPNSFESLVKKICKYLFHVLAHIYSSHFKESLALELHGHLNTLYTHFILFIREFNLVDPKETTIMDDLTEILCSSSGSGTSSNGSGNSSAGAQNHVKER, via the exons CAGGAGGAAAGAGCAAACAGGAGTGGGAAATTCTGCTGTACCAATATATACAGTGTATACCAGATGTACTCTGttccccttgcttcccag GAAATCCAAGGGAAAACCAAATGGTAAAAAGCCAGTACCAGAAGAGAAGAAACTCTACCTAGAGCCAGAATACACAAAGTTGAGAATTACTGACTTTGAATTCAAGGAGCTAGTGATGTTACCACGAGAAATAGACCTCAATGAGTGGCTAGCCAGCAATA CAACGACCTTCTTCCACCATATCAATTTACAGTATAGTACAATCTCAGAATTTTGCACAGGAGAGTCGTGTCAGACCATGGCCGTGTGCAATAC ACAGTACTACTGGTATGATGAGCGGGGAAAGAAGATAAAGTGCACAGCCCCTCAGTACGTTGATTTTGTCATGAGTTCGGTGCAGAAGCTAGTGACAGACGAGGATGTCTTTCCTACAAAATATG GCAAAGAATTCCCCAACTCCTTTGAGTCCTTAGTGAAGAAGATTTGCAAATATCTGTTTCATGTGCTGGCCCACATCTACTCCTCCCACTTTAAGGAGAGTTTGGCACTggagctgcatggacacttaaaTACACTCTACACACACTTCATCCTATTCATCAGGGAGTTCAACCTGGTGGACCCTAAAGAAACCACCATCATGGATGACCTCACGGAGATcctctgcagcagcagcggcagtggGACCAGTAGTAATGGGAGCGGCAACAGCAGCGCAGGAGCACAGAACCACGTGAAGGAGAGATGA
- the MOB2 gene encoding MOB kinase activator 2 isoform X2, producing MRLKRNGSYTLSSRRKEQTGVGNSAVPIYTVYTRCTLFPLLPRKSKGKPNGKKPVPEEKKLYLEPEYTKLRITDFEFKELVMLPREIDLNEWLASNTTTFFHHINLQYSTISEFCTGESCQTMAVCNTQYYWYDERGKKIKCTAPQYVDFVMSSVQKLVTDEDVFPTKYGKEFPNSFESLVKKICKYLFHVLAHIYSSHFKESLALELHGHLNTLYTHFILFIREFNLVDPKETTIMDDLTEILCSSSGSGTSSNGSGNSSAGAQNHVKER from the exons CAGGAGGAAAGAGCAAACAGGAGTGGGAAATTCTGCTGTACCAATATATACAGTGTATACCAGATGTACTCTGttccccttgcttcccag GAAATCCAAGGGAAAACCAAATGGTAAAAAGCCAGTACCAGAAGAGAAGAAACTCTACCTAGAGCCAGAATACACAAAGTTGAGAATTACTGACTTTGAATTCAAGGAGCTAGTGATGTTACCACGAGAAATAGACCTCAATGAGTGGCTAGCCAGCAATA CAACGACCTTCTTCCACCATATCAATTTACAGTATAGTACAATCTCAGAATTTTGCACAGGAGAGTCGTGTCAGACCATGGCCGTGTGCAATAC ACAGTACTACTGGTATGATGAGCGGGGAAAGAAGATAAAGTGCACAGCCCCTCAGTACGTTGATTTTGTCATGAGTTCGGTGCAGAAGCTAGTGACAGACGAGGATGTCTTTCCTACAAAATATG GCAAAGAATTCCCCAACTCCTTTGAGTCCTTAGTGAAGAAGATTTGCAAATATCTGTTTCATGTGCTGGCCCACATCTACTCCTCCCACTTTAAGGAGAGTTTGGCACTggagctgcatggacacttaaaTACACTCTACACACACTTCATCCTATTCATCAGGGAGTTCAACCTGGTGGACCCTAAAGAAACCACCATCATGGATGACCTCACGGAGATcctctgcagcagcagcggcagtggGACCAGTAGTAATGGGAGCGGCAACAGCAGCGCAGGAGCACAGAACCACGTGAAGGAGAGATGA
- the MOB2 gene encoding MOB kinase activator 2 isoform X8, with the protein MRLKRNGSYTLSRKSKGKPNGKKPVPEEKKLYLEPEYTKLRITDFEFKELVMLPREIDLNEWLASNTTTFFHHINLQYSTISEFCTGESCQTMAVCNTQYYWYDERGKKIKCTAPQYVDFVMSSVQKLVTDEDVFPTKYGKEFPNSFESLVKKICKYLFHVLAHIYSSHFKESLALELHGHLNTLYTHFILFIREFNLVDPKETTIMDDLTEILCSSSGSGTSSNGSGNSSAGAQNHVKER; encoded by the exons GAAATCCAAGGGAAAACCAAATGGTAAAAAGCCAGTACCAGAAGAGAAGAAACTCTACCTAGAGCCAGAATACACAAAGTTGAGAATTACTGACTTTGAATTCAAGGAGCTAGTGATGTTACCACGAGAAATAGACCTCAATGAGTGGCTAGCCAGCAATA CAACGACCTTCTTCCACCATATCAATTTACAGTATAGTACAATCTCAGAATTTTGCACAGGAGAGTCGTGTCAGACCATGGCCGTGTGCAATAC ACAGTACTACTGGTATGATGAGCGGGGAAAGAAGATAAAGTGCACAGCCCCTCAGTACGTTGATTTTGTCATGAGTTCGGTGCAGAAGCTAGTGACAGACGAGGATGTCTTTCCTACAAAATATG GCAAAGAATTCCCCAACTCCTTTGAGTCCTTAGTGAAGAAGATTTGCAAATATCTGTTTCATGTGCTGGCCCACATCTACTCCTCCCACTTTAAGGAGAGTTTGGCACTggagctgcatggacacttaaaTACACTCTACACACACTTCATCCTATTCATCAGGGAGTTCAACCTGGTGGACCCTAAAGAAACCACCATCATGGATGACCTCACGGAGATcctctgcagcagcagcggcagtggGACCAGTAGTAATGGGAGCGGCAACAGCAGCGCAGGAGCACAGAACCACGTGAAGGAGAGATGA
- the MOB2 gene encoding MOB kinase activator 2 isoform X7 translates to MQDCCRRKEQTGVGNSAVPIYTVYTRCTLFPLLPRKSKGKPNGKKPVPEEKKLYLEPEYTKLRITDFEFKELVMLPREIDLNEWLASNTTTFFHHINLQYSTISEFCTGESCQTMAVCNTQYYWYDERGKKIKCTAPQYVDFVMSSVQKLVTDEDVFPTKYGKEFPNSFESLVKKICKYLFHVLAHIYSSHFKESLALELHGHLNTLYTHFILFIREFNLVDPKETTIMDDLTEILCSSSGSGTSSNGSGNSSAGAQNHVKER, encoded by the exons GAGGAAAGAGCAAACAGGAGTGGGAAATTCTGCTGTACCAATATATACAGTGTATACCAGATGTACTCTGttccccttgcttcccag GAAATCCAAGGGAAAACCAAATGGTAAAAAGCCAGTACCAGAAGAGAAGAAACTCTACCTAGAGCCAGAATACACAAAGTTGAGAATTACTGACTTTGAATTCAAGGAGCTAGTGATGTTACCACGAGAAATAGACCTCAATGAGTGGCTAGCCAGCAATA CAACGACCTTCTTCCACCATATCAATTTACAGTATAGTACAATCTCAGAATTTTGCACAGGAGAGTCGTGTCAGACCATGGCCGTGTGCAATAC ACAGTACTACTGGTATGATGAGCGGGGAAAGAAGATAAAGTGCACAGCCCCTCAGTACGTTGATTTTGTCATGAGTTCGGTGCAGAAGCTAGTGACAGACGAGGATGTCTTTCCTACAAAATATG GCAAAGAATTCCCCAACTCCTTTGAGTCCTTAGTGAAGAAGATTTGCAAATATCTGTTTCATGTGCTGGCCCACATCTACTCCTCCCACTTTAAGGAGAGTTTGGCACTggagctgcatggacacttaaaTACACTCTACACACACTTCATCCTATTCATCAGGGAGTTCAACCTGGTGGACCCTAAAGAAACCACCATCATGGATGACCTCACGGAGATcctctgcagcagcagcggcagtggGACCAGTAGTAATGGGAGCGGCAACAGCAGCGCAGGAGCACAGAACCACGTGAAGGAGAGATGA
- the MOB2 gene encoding MOB kinase activator 2 isoform X6, which yields MDWLMGRKEQTGVGNSAVPIYTVYTRCTLFPLLPRKSKGKPNGKKPVPEEKKLYLEPEYTKLRITDFEFKELVMLPREIDLNEWLASNTTTFFHHINLQYSTISEFCTGESCQTMAVCNTQYYWYDERGKKIKCTAPQYVDFVMSSVQKLVTDEDVFPTKYGKEFPNSFESLVKKICKYLFHVLAHIYSSHFKESLALELHGHLNTLYTHFILFIREFNLVDPKETTIMDDLTEILCSSSGSGTSSNGSGNSSAGAQNHVKER from the exons GAGGAAAGAGCAAACAGGAGTGGGAAATTCTGCTGTACCAATATATACAGTGTATACCAGATGTACTCTGttccccttgcttcccag GAAATCCAAGGGAAAACCAAATGGTAAAAAGCCAGTACCAGAAGAGAAGAAACTCTACCTAGAGCCAGAATACACAAAGTTGAGAATTACTGACTTTGAATTCAAGGAGCTAGTGATGTTACCACGAGAAATAGACCTCAATGAGTGGCTAGCCAGCAATA CAACGACCTTCTTCCACCATATCAATTTACAGTATAGTACAATCTCAGAATTTTGCACAGGAGAGTCGTGTCAGACCATGGCCGTGTGCAATAC ACAGTACTACTGGTATGATGAGCGGGGAAAGAAGATAAAGTGCACAGCCCCTCAGTACGTTGATTTTGTCATGAGTTCGGTGCAGAAGCTAGTGACAGACGAGGATGTCTTTCCTACAAAATATG GCAAAGAATTCCCCAACTCCTTTGAGTCCTTAGTGAAGAAGATTTGCAAATATCTGTTTCATGTGCTGGCCCACATCTACTCCTCCCACTTTAAGGAGAGTTTGGCACTggagctgcatggacacttaaaTACACTCTACACACACTTCATCCTATTCATCAGGGAGTTCAACCTGGTGGACCCTAAAGAAACCACCATCATGGATGACCTCACGGAGATcctctgcagcagcagcggcagtggGACCAGTAGTAATGGGAGCGGCAACAGCAGCGCAGGAGCACAGAACCACGTGAAGGAGAGATGA